The following proteins are encoded in a genomic region of Nicotiana sylvestris chromosome 4, ASM39365v2, whole genome shotgun sequence:
- the LOC138890204 gene encoding uncharacterized protein, translating into MANFIPEEDREAKATEFEQLKQGNKSMQKYYIEFIRLAKHAPHMVKIEKTKIRRFVGGLAYHIKDTTSAAAIGMIAFSSVVGFAKHLEKDRQQMREEKEHNKKAWTSGRFNGASSGGGRDSSNKESLAPVQSSQCKLGFHGCYHCRDIGHIKANCPNLRRNFSGGSTRPSSSSATVVAPPQARGSHNQTGHGTSRGSTFSYVTPYFAINLELEPKQLSEPFLVSTLVGESVKVTRVYRGCIVSVQGRNTKTDLIELEMVDFDVIICMDWLSSRYAMLDCHAKIVRFQFPNEEVLEWKDSSASLVAPLIKLTQKAVKFQWSDAYEQSFQELKKRLTIAPVLTLPTGSGGFTVYCDASRVGLSCVLMQNRKVIAYASRQLKNYEKNYLTHDLELAAVVFALKIWRHYLYGEHSEVFTDHKSLQYIFKQKELNLRQRRWLEILKDYDINILYHPGKANVVANALSRKLMGVLAHLAVQRQSLGREIQKLANDGIRLDETEEEGITAYDLAQSSLFAYVKAKQYEDPYLVKLKEGVRNKEITAFTLGSDGVLKLNDRLCVPDVDGLMKAIMEEAHSSRYSIHPGATKMYLDLKELY; encoded by the exons atggctaactttatcccagaagaggatagggaagctaaggctacagagttcgaacaactcaagcaagggaataaaagCATGCAAAAGTACTACATTGAATTCATAAGGTTAGCTAAGCATGCTCCTCACATGGTTAAGATAGAAAAAACAAAGATTCGCAGGTTTGTTGGCGGTTTAGCTTACCATATTAAGGATACGACATCAGCTGCAGCGATAGGGATGATAGCCTTCTCCTCTGTTGTGGGATTTGCCAAGCACTTAGAAAAAGACAGACAACAaatgagagaagaaaaagagcataACAAGAAAGCCTGGACATCGGGCAGGTTTAATGGTGCATCCAGCGGAGGTGGAAGGGATTCCTCTAATAAGGAGTCATTAGCACCAGTTCAGTCAA GTCAGTGCAAGCTCGGGTTTCATGGTTGCTATCATTGCAGAGACATTGGTCATATAAAGGCCAACTGCCCAAATTTGAGACGTAATTTCAGTGGGGGATCAACTCGTCCTTCTAGTTCCTCAGCTACTGTAGTTGCACCACCTCAGGCTCGTGGTTCTCATAATCAGACAGGGCATGGGACAAGCAGAG GTTCAACGTTTTCATATGTGACTCCATATTTTGCAATTAACCTCGAGCTAGAACCGAAACAACTTAGTGAGCCATTCCTAGTATCTACTCTAGTTGGCGAGTCAGTGAAAGTCACAAGAGTCTATAGAGGTTGTATAGTTTCAGTCCAAGGTCGCAACACCAAAACTGATCTCATAGAGTTAgaaatggtggatttcgatgtgatCATAtgtatggattggttatcttctcgttatgccatgttagattgtcatgccaagatagtcaggttccaatttccaaatgaagaagtctTAGAGTGGAAGGATAGTTCAGCATCGcttgtag CTCCATTAATTAAGTTGAcccagaaagcagttaagttccagtgGTCAGATGCTTATGagcagagttttcaagagttaaagaagaggttgaccaTTGCACCTGTATTAACCTTGCCGACAGGTTCGGGTGGTttcacagtgtattgtgatgcttccagagttggtcttagttgtgttcttatgcaaaatagaaaagttattgcttatgcttccaggCAGTTGAAGAATTATGAAAAGAACTATCTCACACATGACTTGGAACTtgcagcagtggtgtttgcattaaagatatggcgacactacctttatggtgagcattctgaagtgtttacagatcacaagagcctccaatatattttcaagcaaaaagaattaAATTTGAGACAGCGAAGGTGGCTCGAgatattgaaagattatgacatcaacaTCCTTTATCACCCGGGCAAAGCTAATGTGGTAGCAAATGCACTTAGTAGGAAGTTAATGGGTGTCTTGGCCCATCTTGCAGTACAAAGGCAATCTTTGGGCcgagaaattcaaaaactagcAAATGATGGAATTAGATTAGATGAGACCGAAGAAGAAGGTATAACTGCTTATGACTTAGCGCAATCCTCCCTTTTTgcgtatgttaaggctaagcaatacgaagatccgtacttagtgaagttaaaagaaggagtcagaaacaaagaaatcACTGCTTTCACTCTAGGAAGTGACGGAGTTTTGAAGTTAAATGATCGGTTATGTGTGCCTGATGTAGATGGTCTTATGAAGGCCATAATGGAGGAAGCTCATAGTTCGAGGTACTCTATCCACCCAGGTGCTACCAAAATGTATCTAGATTTGAAAGAGTTGTATTGA